In Streptomyces sp. NBC_01426, one genomic interval encodes:
- a CDS encoding family 2 encapsulin nanocompartment cargo protein polyprenyl transferase produces MATTEAITTGEGHEAAALLERTKETVNPELRRTIESLPAGMRRVAMYHFGWEHADGSPAAGNAGKAIRPALVLASAQALQGAGAEAGDTVRPAVAVELAHNFTLLHDDVIDKDVRRRGRATAWTVFGMPDAIITGDAMMSLALKLLAEDPHPAAPAAAARLSACVIELCAGQQADCAFERRGDVSLDECLTMATAKTGALLGCACALGALYAGAGPDEVDAMDAFGREAGLAFQLIDDLIGIWGDPGHTGKPAGADLIARKKSLPVVAALTSGTAAGEELAALYAGPMTGDDVRAAADAVDRAGGRDWAQAHAADRMGRAVQQLSRAVPDLGAAGGLLALAEFVTRRTR; encoded by the coding sequence ATGGCGACCACTGAGGCGATCACCACCGGCGAGGGCCACGAGGCCGCGGCCCTGCTGGAGCGGACGAAAGAAACGGTCAACCCGGAGCTGCGCCGGACGATCGAGAGCCTGCCCGCGGGGATGCGGCGCGTGGCGATGTACCACTTCGGCTGGGAACACGCGGACGGCAGCCCGGCCGCGGGGAACGCGGGCAAGGCCATCAGGCCCGCGCTCGTCCTCGCCTCGGCGCAGGCCCTCCAGGGGGCGGGCGCGGAGGCCGGGGACACCGTGCGGCCGGCCGTCGCCGTGGAGTTGGCGCACAACTTCACGCTGCTGCACGACGACGTCATCGACAAGGACGTCCGGCGGCGCGGCCGGGCCACGGCCTGGACCGTGTTCGGGATGCCGGACGCCATCATCACGGGCGACGCGATGATGTCGCTCGCGCTGAAGCTGCTGGCCGAGGATCCGCACCCGGCCGCCCCGGCGGCCGCGGCCCGGCTCTCGGCCTGCGTGATCGAGCTGTGCGCCGGGCAGCAGGCGGACTGCGCGTTCGAGCGGCGCGGGGACGTCTCGCTCGACGAGTGCCTGACGATGGCGACGGCCAAGACCGGGGCCCTGCTGGGCTGCGCGTGCGCGCTGGGGGCGCTGTACGCGGGGGCCGGCCCGGACGAGGTCGACGCGATGGACGCCTTCGGCAGGGAGGCCGGCCTGGCCTTCCAGCTGATCGACGACCTGATCGGCATCTGGGGGGACCCGGGGCACACCGGCAAGCCCGCCGGGGCCGATCTGATCGCCCGCAAGAAGTCCCTCCCGGTCGTGGCCGCCCTCACCTCGGGCACCGCGGCGGGTGAGGAACTGGCCGCGCTGTACGCGGGCCCCATGACCGGGGACGACGTGCGCGCGGCGGCCGACGCCGTGGACCGGGCCGGGGGGCGGGACTGGGCGCAGGCCCACGCCGCCGACCGGATGGGCCGGGCCGTGCAGCAGCTCTCCAGGGCCGTCCCGGACCTGGGGGCGGCGGGCGGGTTGCTGGCGCTGGCGGAGTTCGTCACCCGGCGCACCCGGTAG
- a CDS encoding family 2B encapsulin nanocompartment shell protein, with protein sequence MSVQAGSESEVQAPQRSLGTSAARNLATTTKSAPQMQEITSRWLLKMLPWVSVQGGTYRVNRRLSYSVGDGRVEFIKTGTQVQVIPAELGELPLLREYEDIDVLTELAARCHQIDFEAGQELTSFGSPSDRVFLLAHGRVDQIGTGPYGDDAVLQTVADGAYFGEDALVDEEAIWEYTARAATSGTALVLSRQDFQLLADRVDSLRAHVDAVRALPAQRTNKYGEAAIDLSAGHEGEAVLPGTFVDYEARPREYELSIAQTVLRVHTRVADLYNQPMNQTEQQLRLTVEALRERQEHEMLNNRDFGLLHNADYDQRIQPHDGAPSPDDMDQLLSMRRGSKLFLAHPKAIAAFGRECNKRGLYPESIEIGGHRVPSWRGVPIFPSNKIPISDARTTSILCMRTGEDESGVIGLHQPGIPDEIEPSTSVRFMGISEQAIISYLVTTYFSAAVLVPDALGVLENVEIARWR encoded by the coding sequence ATGTCGGTCCAGGCAGGTTCCGAATCCGAAGTCCAGGCACCGCAGCGCAGTCTCGGGACCTCGGCCGCGCGGAACTTGGCAACCACGACCAAGTCCGCGCCGCAGATGCAGGAGATCACCTCCCGGTGGTTGCTCAAGATGCTCCCGTGGGTGTCCGTGCAGGGCGGTACGTACCGGGTCAACCGGCGGCTCAGCTACTCCGTCGGTGACGGCCGGGTGGAGTTCATCAAGACCGGCACCCAGGTCCAGGTGATCCCCGCCGAACTCGGCGAGCTCCCGCTGCTGCGCGAGTACGAGGACATCGACGTCCTGACGGAACTCGCCGCCCGGTGCCACCAGATCGACTTCGAGGCCGGCCAGGAACTCACCTCCTTCGGCAGCCCCTCCGACAGGGTGTTCCTGCTCGCCCACGGCCGCGTCGACCAGATCGGCACCGGCCCCTACGGCGACGACGCCGTCCTGCAGACCGTCGCCGACGGCGCCTACTTCGGCGAGGACGCCCTCGTCGACGAGGAGGCCATCTGGGAGTACACCGCCCGCGCCGCCACCTCCGGCACCGCGCTCGTCCTCTCCCGCCAGGACTTCCAGCTCCTCGCCGACCGGGTCGACTCGCTGCGGGCCCACGTGGACGCGGTACGGGCCCTGCCCGCCCAGCGGACCAACAAGTACGGCGAGGCCGCGATCGACCTCTCCGCCGGCCACGAGGGCGAGGCCGTGCTGCCCGGCACCTTCGTCGACTACGAGGCCAGGCCGCGCGAGTACGAACTCTCCATCGCCCAAACGGTTCTGCGCGTGCACACCCGCGTCGCCGACCTCTACAACCAGCCGATGAACCAGACCGAGCAGCAGTTGCGGCTCACGGTCGAGGCGCTGCGCGAGCGCCAAGAGCACGAGATGCTCAACAACCGCGACTTCGGCCTCCTCCACAACGCCGACTACGACCAGCGCATCCAGCCGCACGACGGCGCGCCCAGCCCCGACGACATGGACCAGCTGCTCAGCATGCGGCGCGGATCCAAGCTCTTCCTCGCGCACCCCAAGGCCATCGCCGCCTTCGGCCGCGAGTGCAACAAGCGCGGGCTGTACCCGGAGTCGATCGAGATCGGCGGCCACCGGGTGCCGTCCTGGCGCGGGGTGCCGATCTTCCCGTCCAACAAGATCCCGATCAGCGACGCCCGGACCACCTCGATCCTCTGCATGCGCACCGGCGAGGACGAGTCGGGCGTGATCGGTCTGCACCAGCCGGGGATCCCGGACGAGATCGAGCCGAGCACGTCGGTCCGCTTCATGGGCATCAGCGAGCAGGCGATCATCTCGTACCTGGTCACCACCTACTTCTCCGCCGCGGTGCTCGTGCCGGACGCGCTCGGCGTGCTGGAGAACGTCGAGATCGCCCGCTGGCGCTGA
- a CDS encoding RrF2 family transcriptional regulator — MRLTRFTDLALRVLMRLAVEDSDLPTTRDVAATMEVPYTHTAKVVARLQHLGLVEARRGRGGGLALTGAGRAASVGAVVRELEGVGDVVDCEGAVPCPLRSACLLRGALRRAQEAFFATLDPLTVNDLVAAPTGPLLLGISGGPPGRGGGPAD, encoded by the coding sequence ATGCGGCTGACCCGATTCACCGATCTGGCGCTCCGCGTCCTGATGCGTCTGGCCGTCGAGGACTCGGACCTCCCCACCACGCGCGACGTCGCGGCGACCATGGAGGTCCCGTACACCCACACCGCGAAGGTGGTGGCCAGGCTGCAACACCTCGGCCTGGTCGAGGCGCGGCGCGGCCGGGGCGGGGGGCTCGCCCTGACCGGCGCCGGCCGCGCCGCCTCGGTGGGCGCGGTGGTGCGCGAGCTGGAGGGCGTGGGTGACGTCGTGGACTGCGAGGGCGCCGTCCCGTGCCCGCTGCGGAGCGCCTGCCTCCTGCGGGGCGCGCTGCGTCGGGCCCAGGAGGCCTTCTTCGCCACACTGGACCCGCTCACGGTGAACGACCTGGTCGCGGCCCCCACCGGACCGCTGCTGCTGGGCATTTCGGGCGGACCGCCCGGTCGGGGCGGGGGCCCCGCCGACTGA
- a CDS encoding globin domain-containing protein: protein MLSEKSTATVRATLPAVGAAVGDIAELFYAKLFAAHPALLRDLFNRGNQKAGLQQQALAGSIAAFAGHLVRHPDTRPDVMLGRIAHKHASLGITRDQYAIVHRHLFEAIAEVLGEAVTPEVAEAWDEVYWLMAGALIAIEERLYAEQRVVAGDVWRPWTVVRRVEETVDCTTFHLVPADGAPAPGFKPGQYVSVQVELPDGARQIRQYSLTSSPGSPVRAITVKRVHGPAAAGPDGEVSHHLHAAVRVGDTLRVSVPYGDLVLQDPTSPVLLASAGIGCTPMLSMLEHLAETGHDAPVTVLHADRSPADHALRGDHRALTHKLADASARFWYETGHEDAAADDGVGRLDLSDVPVAPGTHAYLCGPLPFMRAVREQLLGKGVPAADIHYEVFGPDLWLASA, encoded by the coding sequence ATGCTGTCCGAGAAGTCGACCGCGACCGTCCGCGCCACCCTGCCCGCCGTGGGAGCGGCCGTCGGCGACATCGCGGAACTCTTCTACGCGAAGCTGTTCGCCGCCCACCCGGCCCTGCTCCGCGACCTGTTCAACCGCGGCAACCAGAAGGCCGGACTGCAACAGCAGGCCCTGGCCGGCTCCATCGCCGCGTTCGCCGGCCACCTCGTCCGGCACCCCGACACCCGGCCCGACGTGATGCTCGGCCGCATCGCCCACAAGCACGCCTCGCTCGGCATCACCCGCGACCAGTACGCGATCGTCCACCGGCACCTGTTCGAGGCCATCGCGGAGGTCCTCGGGGAGGCCGTCACGCCCGAGGTCGCCGAGGCCTGGGACGAGGTCTACTGGCTGATGGCGGGCGCCCTCATCGCCATCGAGGAACGGCTGTACGCCGAGCAGCGGGTGGTCGCGGGCGACGTCTGGCGCCCGTGGACGGTCGTCCGCCGCGTCGAGGAGACCGTCGACTGCACCACCTTCCACCTGGTCCCGGCCGACGGGGCGCCCGCGCCCGGCTTCAAGCCGGGCCAGTACGTCTCCGTCCAGGTCGAACTCCCGGACGGCGCGCGCCAGATCCGCCAGTACAGCCTCACCTCGTCGCCCGGCTCCCCGGTCCGCGCGATCACCGTCAAGCGGGTCCACGGGCCGGCCGCGGCGGGCCCGGACGGGGAGGTCTCCCACCACCTGCACGCCGCGGTCCGCGTCGGTGACACACTGCGCGTCTCGGTCCCGTACGGCGACCTGGTGCTCCAGGACCCGACCTCGCCCGTACTGCTGGCCTCGGCCGGGATCGGCTGCACGCCGATGCTGTCGATGCTGGAGCACCTCGCCGAGACCGGGCACGACGCCCCGGTGACCGTCCTGCACGCCGACCGCTCCCCCGCCGACCACGCCCTGCGGGGCGACCACCGGGCCCTGACGCACAAGCTCGCGGACGCCTCGGCCCGGTTCTGGTACGAGACCGGCCACGAGGACGCCGCGGCCGACGACGGCGTCGGCCGGCTCGACCTCTCCGACGTCCCGGTGGCCCCGGGCACCCACGCCTACCTGTGCGGACCGCTGCCTTTCATGCGGGCGGTCCGCGAACAGCTGCTGGGCAAGGGCGTGCCGGCGGCGGACATCCACTACGAGGTCTTCGGCCCCGACCTGTGGCTCGCCTCCGCGTGA
- a CDS encoding N-acetylmuramoyl-L-alanine amidase, whose protein sequence is MSAPMSADRFLTQLRNEGLRVVEVGAWRTHNRNHKGPWGPVNGVMIHHTVTQGTAYTVRLCRDGDEALPGPLCHGVITKDGRVHLVGYGRANHAGSGDSDVLAAVIAEKRLPPDHTANTDGNRHFYGFECENLGDGKDPWPAVQLDAMVRAAAAVCRFHGWTERSVIGHLEWQPGKIDPKGFTMTWFRERVADRLK, encoded by the coding sequence ATGTCCGCACCCATGTCCGCAGACCGTTTCCTCACCCAATTGCGCAACGAGGGGCTGCGCGTCGTCGAGGTCGGCGCCTGGCGCACCCACAACCGCAACCACAAGGGGCCCTGGGGGCCGGTCAACGGGGTGATGATCCATCACACCGTCACGCAGGGCACCGCGTACACCGTCCGGCTCTGCCGGGACGGCGACGAGGCCCTGCCCGGCCCGCTCTGCCACGGCGTCATCACCAAGGACGGCCGGGTCCACCTGGTCGGCTACGGCCGCGCCAACCACGCGGGCTCCGGCGACTCCGACGTCCTGGCCGCGGTCATCGCCGAGAAGCGGCTCCCCCCGGACCACACGGCGAACACCGACGGCAACCGACACTTCTACGGCTTCGAGTGCGAGAACCTCGGCGACGGCAAGGACCCCTGGCCCGCGGTGCAGCTCGACGCCATGGTCCGGGCGGCCGCGGCCGTCTGCCGCTTCCACGGTTGGACCGAGCGCTCGGTGATCGGCCACCTCGAATGGCAGCCGGGCAAGATCGACCCCAAGGGGTTCACGATGACGTGGTTCCGCGAACGCGTGGCGGACCGCCTCAAGTGA
- a CDS encoding 1-aminocyclopropane-1-carboxylate deaminase/D-cysteine desulfhydrase produces MDSPVDPRSLLRPRPPSPLVEASDGRFERHGVRLVLKRDDLVHPELPGNKWRKLAPNLRAALDGGFPALVTFGGAYSNHLRATAAAGRLLGLATVGVVRGDELAGRPLNPSLARCAADGMRLHFTSRSEYRRKTEPDTLARLLAAAGAQGAYVIPEGGSNALALSGCAELGRELRGAADVVAVACGTGGTLAGLAAGLTPRQRAWGVPVLAGGFLGAEIRSLQRAAFGGPAGDWTLAEGFDHGGYAKVPAELEAFAVDFERRHRVPVERVYVAKLLWALTALTESGTFPRGTTLAAVVTGRP; encoded by the coding sequence GTGGACAGCCCCGTGGATCCCCGTTCCCTGCTCCGGCCCCGGCCGCCGTCGCCGCTGGTCGAGGCGTCGGACGGGCGGTTCGAGCGGCACGGCGTGCGGTTGGTGCTCAAGCGGGACGACCTCGTGCACCCCGAGCTGCCGGGGAACAAGTGGCGCAAGCTCGCGCCGAACCTGCGGGCGGCCCTGGACGGGGGGTTCCCGGCGCTGGTGACCTTCGGCGGGGCCTACTCCAACCACCTGCGGGCCACCGCCGCCGCCGGGCGGCTGCTCGGGTTGGCGACGGTCGGGGTGGTCCGGGGCGACGAGTTGGCCGGCCGGCCGTTGAACCCGTCCCTGGCCCGCTGCGCGGCCGACGGGATGCGGCTGCACTTCACGTCCCGGTCGGAGTACCGCCGCAAGACCGAACCGGACACCCTGGCCCGGCTGCTCGCGGCGGCGGGCGCGCAGGGCGCGTACGTGATCCCCGAGGGCGGCAGCAACGCCCTCGCCCTGTCGGGCTGCGCCGAGCTGGGCCGCGAGCTGCGCGGCGCGGCGGACGTGGTGGCGGTCGCCTGCGGCACCGGCGGCACCCTGGCGGGCCTGGCGGCGGGACTGACCCCCCGGCAGCGGGCGTGGGGCGTACCGGTGCTCGCGGGTGGCTTCCTGGGGGCGGAGATACGTTCCCTCCAGCGGGCCGCGTTCGGGGGCCCGGCCGGCGACTGGACCCTGGCCGAGGGCTTCGACCACGGCGGCTACGCGAAGGTCCCGGCGGAGCTGGAGGCGTTCGCGGTGGACTTCGAGCGCCGCCACCGGGTCCCCGTGGAGCGCGTCTACGTCGCGAAACTGCTCTGGGCGCTGACCGCCCTGACGGAGTCCGGCACGTTCCCCCGGGGCACCACCCTCGCGGCCGTCGTCACCGGCCGCCCCTGA
- a CDS encoding Na+/H+ antiporter, which translates to MEVLPLVALVAGSAVVAGLARRTSVSAPLLLVAAGLLASYIPGVPSYTLDPHIVLPLLLPPLLHTAAMESSYLDLRANARPIALLSVGYVLFATLAVGYAAYLLVPGLSLPVALVLGAVVAPPDAVAATAIARKLGLPNRITTILQGESLVNDATAITAYKVALAAAVGVSAGWAGGIVEFLLASVGGVGMGLLLMVPIHLLRRSLRDPLLQNTLSLLIPFVAYAAAERVHASGVLAVVVVALYLGHRNWQVDFATRLQEAAVWKVISFVLESVVFALIGLQLPVVLKGLDEYAGGDAAWYALAVFLAVVVARFVWVFPATFLPRVLSERIREREPETNWKAPVIVGWAGMRGVVSLAIAFSVPLSVPHRNLILFLTFTTVIGTLVVQGLTLPPLIRLLKLPPRDAQAETLAEAQAQSEASRSAEERLDELLADPANALPPPLADRLRTVLERRRNAVWERLGEVNAVTGESADDVYRRLAGEMIEAEREVFVTLRDQRRIDDEMLRALLRRLDLEEAAAYREDSS; encoded by the coding sequence ATGGAGGTATTGCCGCTGGTGGCGCTGGTCGCGGGCAGCGCGGTGGTCGCGGGGTTGGCCCGTCGGACGTCCGTGTCGGCTCCGCTGCTGCTCGTCGCGGCCGGTCTGCTGGCGTCGTACATCCCGGGCGTGCCGTCGTACACGCTCGACCCGCACATCGTGCTGCCGCTGCTGCTCCCTCCGCTGCTGCACACCGCCGCCATGGAGAGTTCCTACCTGGACCTGCGGGCCAACGCGCGTCCCATCGCCCTGCTGTCCGTCGGGTACGTGCTCTTCGCGACGCTCGCCGTCGGGTACGCGGCCTACCTGCTCGTTCCCGGTCTGTCGCTGCCGGTGGCGCTGGTGCTGGGCGCGGTCGTCGCGCCGCCGGACGCCGTGGCCGCCACCGCGATCGCCCGCAAGCTCGGCCTGCCGAACCGGATCACGACGATCCTCCAGGGCGAGTCCCTGGTGAACGACGCCACCGCCATCACCGCCTACAAGGTGGCCCTGGCGGCCGCGGTCGGCGTCAGCGCCGGCTGGGCGGGCGGGATCGTCGAGTTCCTGCTGGCCTCGGTGGGCGGCGTCGGCATGGGCCTCCTGCTGATGGTGCCCATCCACCTGCTGCGCAGGTCGCTGCGGGACCCGCTGCTCCAGAACACCCTGTCGCTGCTGATCCCCTTCGTGGCGTACGCGGCGGCCGAACGGGTGCACGCGTCCGGCGTGCTCGCCGTGGTCGTCGTCGCGCTGTACCTCGGACACCGCAACTGGCAGGTCGACTTCGCCACCCGGCTCCAGGAGGCCGCGGTGTGGAAGGTGATCTCCTTCGTCCTGGAGTCGGTGGTCTTCGCGCTGATCGGGCTCCAACTGCCGGTGGTCCTCAAGGGGCTCGACGAATACGCGGGCGGCGACGCGGCCTGGTACGCGCTGGCGGTGTTCCTGGCCGTGGTCGTGGCCCGGTTCGTCTGGGTGTTCCCGGCGACCTTCCTGCCGCGGGTGCTGTCCGAGCGGATCCGCGAGCGGGAACCGGAGACCAACTGGAAGGCGCCCGTCATCGTGGGGTGGGCGGGCATGCGCGGTGTGGTCTCGCTGGCCATCGCCTTCTCGGTCCCGCTGAGCGTGCCGCACCGCAACCTGATCCTGTTCCTGACCTTCACCACCGTCATCGGGACCCTGGTGGTCCAGGGACTGACGCTGCCCCCGCTGATCCGCCTGCTGAAGCTGCCGCCGAGGGACGCGCAGGCCGAGACGCTGGCCGAGGCGCAGGCGCAGAGCGAGGCGTCGCGGTCGGCCGAGGAGCGGCTCGACGAACTGCTCGCCGACCCGGCGAACGCGCTCCCGCCGCCGCTCGCGGACCGGCTGCGCACGGTGCTGGAGCGGCGGCGCAACGCGGTGTGGGAACGGCTCGGCGAGGTCAACGCGGTCACGGGCGAGTCGGCGGACGACGTCTACCGGCGGCTGGCCGGGGAGATGATCGAGGCCGAGCGGGAGGTGTTCGTGACGCTGCGGGACCAGCGGCGGATCGACGACGAGATGCTCCGGGCGTTGCTGCGCAGGCTGGACCTGGAGGAGGCGGCGGCCTACCGGGAGGACTCCTCCTGA
- a CDS encoding UBP-type zinc finger domain-containing protein codes for MSECTHVAELPRPEPIPLAQTCPECLALGSHPVQLRMCLACGHVACCDSSPFRHATAHHHQTGHPMMRSFEPGETWRWCFVDGSIV; via the coding sequence ATGAGCGAGTGCACCCACGTTGCCGAACTGCCGCGCCCCGAGCCCATCCCCCTTGCCCAGACCTGTCCCGAATGTCTGGCACTGGGCAGCCACCCCGTGCAGCTTCGGATGTGTCTGGCGTGCGGTCACGTGGCCTGCTGTGATTCCTCACCCTTCCGCCACGCCACGGCACACCACCACCAGACGGGTCATCCGATGATGCGCAGCTTCGAACCGGGCGAGACCTGGCGGTGGTGTTTTGTCGACGGTTCGATCGTCTGA
- a CDS encoding anti-sigma regulatory factor, whose product MSHIAGEPGTQDFVEVRLPAAGAYLSVLRTATAGLAARLDFTLDEIEDLRIAVDEACAILLQQAVPGSVLSCVFRLVDDSLEVTVSAPTTDGRAPERDTFAWTVLSALAGKVEATVEEDRTVSISLYKQRGAGPGPA is encoded by the coding sequence GTGTCCCACATCGCAGGCGAGCCCGGGACTCAGGACTTCGTGGAAGTCCGGCTGCCGGCTGCGGGTGCCTACCTGTCGGTGCTGCGAACGGCCACGGCCGGTCTCGCCGCACGTTTGGACTTCACCCTCGACGAGATCGAGGACCTCCGCATCGCGGTGGACGAAGCCTGCGCGATCCTGCTCCAGCAGGCCGTGCCCGGCTCCGTCCTCAGTTGCGTCTTCCGGCTGGTGGACGACTCGCTGGAGGTCACGGTCTCCGCACCGACCACCGACGGGCGCGCACCGGAGCGGGACACGTTCGCGTGGACGGTCCTGTCGGCGCTGGCCGGCAAGGTCGAGGCGACGGTCGAGGAGGACCGGACAGTGAGCATCAGCCTCTACAAACAGCGCGGCGCGGGACCAGGACCGGCGTGA
- a CDS encoding RNA polymerase sigma factor SigF, producing MPVRGGDRPRVRHEVDGGIPEQLHARPHPADADAEDGFLDSAERRAGPVSENQHEEPQPAQPPPAAATAPMAPAAHVPLPDPRDRSGARALFFELRELPDGSPERAELRNRLVRMHLPLVEHLARRFRNRGEPLDDLTQVATIGLIKSVDRFDPDRGVEFSTYATPTVVGEIKRHFRDKGWAVRVPRRLQELRLSLTTATAELSQQHGRSPTVHELAERLGISEEEVLEGLESANAYSTLSLDVPDTDDESPAVADTLGSEDEALEGVEYRESLKPLLEGLPPREKRILLLRFFGNMTQSQIAQEVGISQMHVSRLLARTLAQLREKLLVEE from the coding sequence ATCCCGGTGCGGGGCGGGGATCGGCCCCGGGTACGACACGAGGTCGACGGCGGCATCCCGGAGCAACTGCACGCCCGGCCGCACCCGGCCGACGCGGATGCGGAAGACGGCTTTTTGGACTCGGCGGAGCGACGGGCGGGCCCTGTGAGCGAGAACCAGCACGAAGAACCACAACCAGCACAGCCACCGCCGGCCGCTGCCACGGCCCCGATGGCACCGGCGGCGCACGTGCCGCTGCCGGATCCGCGCGACCGCAGCGGCGCGCGGGCCCTCTTCTTCGAGCTGCGGGAACTGCCCGACGGCTCGCCGGAGCGGGCCGAACTGCGCAACCGGCTGGTCCGGATGCACCTGCCGCTGGTCGAGCACCTGGCACGGCGGTTCCGCAACCGCGGCGAGCCGCTGGACGACCTGACCCAGGTGGCGACCATCGGCCTGATCAAGTCGGTGGACCGGTTCGACCCGGACCGCGGCGTCGAGTTCTCGACGTACGCCACACCCACGGTCGTCGGCGAGATCAAGCGCCACTTCCGTGACAAGGGCTGGGCGGTGCGGGTGCCGCGGCGCCTTCAGGAACTGCGGCTCTCGCTGACCACGGCCACGGCGGAACTCTCGCAGCAGCACGGCCGCTCCCCCACCGTGCACGAGTTGGCCGAACGGCTCGGCATCTCCGAGGAGGAGGTGTTGGAGGGGCTGGAATCGGCCAATGCCTACAGCACGCTCTCCTTGGACGTCCCCGACACCGACGACGAGTCGCCGGCGGTGGCGGACACCCTGGGTTCGGAGGACGAGGCGCTGGAGGGCGTCGAGTACCGCGAGTCCCTCAAGCCGCTGCTGGAAGGACTGCCGCCGCGGGAGAAGCGGATCCTGCTGCTGCGGTTCTTCGGCAACATGACCCAGTCGCAGATCGCGCAGGAGGTCGGCATCTCCCAGATGCACGTGTCCCGCCTGCTGGCCCGCACCCTGGCCCAGCTCCGCGAGAAGCTCCTCGTCGAGGAGTAG
- a CDS encoding diacylglycerol/lipid kinase family protein has protein sequence MRALLVANPAATTTSARTRDVLTHALASEMKLEAVTTEYRGHARDLGRRAAHEGVDLVVALGGDGTVNEVVNGLLHNGPDPDRLPRLAVVPGGSTNVFARALGLPNDAVEATGALLDALREERERTVGLGLAAGTPGTEDESVPARWFTFCAGFGFDAGVVGRVEQQRERGKRSTHALYVRQLMRQFWDEPNRRHGTVTLERPGADPVTDLVLSIVCNTSPWTYLGNRPLYASPEASFDTALDVLALDRLSTPAVARYATQLLTSTPERGPHGKHAVSLHDLTDFTLHSKVPLPFQMDGDHLGLRTSVRFTGVRRALRVIV, from the coding sequence ATGCGTGCACTTCTCGTGGCCAACCCAGCAGCGACGACGACCAGTGCGCGCACCCGTGACGTATTGACCCACGCCCTGGCCAGCGAGATGAAGCTGGAGGCGGTGACCACCGAGTACCGGGGGCACGCGCGGGACCTCGGGCGCAGGGCGGCCCACGAGGGTGTCGACCTCGTGGTGGCTCTGGGCGGGGACGGCACCGTCAACGAGGTGGTCAACGGACTGCTGCACAACGGGCCCGATCCGGACCGGCTGCCCCGGCTCGCGGTGGTCCCCGGCGGATCCACGAACGTGTTCGCCCGCGCGCTCGGCCTGCCGAACGACGCGGTCGAGGCGACCGGCGCCCTGCTCGACGCGCTCCGCGAGGAACGCGAACGGACGGTCGGCCTCGGTCTGGCGGCCGGCACCCCGGGCACGGAGGACGAGTCGGTCCCGGCGCGCTGGTTCACCTTCTGCGCGGGCTTCGGCTTCGACGCGGGTGTGGTGGGGCGGGTGGAGCAGCAGCGGGAACGCGGCAAGCGTTCGACGCACGCCCTCTACGTGCGACAGCTCATGCGTCAGTTCTGGGACGAGCCGAACCGCAGGCACGGCACGGTCACGCTGGAGCGCCCCGGCGCGGATCCGGTGACGGATCTGGTGCTGTCGATAGTCTGCAACACCTCGCCGTGGACGTATCTGGGCAATCGTCCGCTTTACGCGTCCCCGGAGGCGTCGTTCGATACCGCGCTTGACGTACTGGCACTCGATCGTTTGTCAACTCCGGCGGTCGCCAGGTACGCCACACAGCTCCTGACCTCGACTCCTGAACGCGGGCCGCACGGCAAGCATGCGGTGTCTCTGCACGATCTGACCGACTTCACCTTGCATTCGAAGGTTCCACTCCCGTTCCAGATGGACGGCGACCACCTCGGGCTGCGCACCAGCGTTCGGTTCACAGGCGTACGCCGTGCACTGCGTGTGATTGTGTGA
- a CDS encoding WhiB family transcriptional regulator — protein sequence MDWRHNAVCREEDPELFFPIGNTGPALLQIEEAKAVCRRCPVMEQCLQWALESGQDSGVWGGLSEDERRAMKRRAARNRARNATA from the coding sequence ATGGACTGGCGTCACAACGCCGTTTGTCGTGAGGAAGACCCGGAACTCTTCTTCCCCATCGGCAACACCGGTCCTGCGCTGCTGCAGATCGAGGAAGCCAAGGCCGTCTGCCGCCGCTGCCCCGTGATGGAGCAGTGCCTGCAGTGGGCGCTCGAGTCCGGTCAGGACTCCGGCGTCTGGGGCGGTCTCAGCGAGGACGAGCGCCGCGCGATGAAGCGCCGCGCCGCTCGCAATCGGGCGCGCAACGCCACCGCCTGA